Genomic segment of Candidatus Deferrimicrobiaceae bacterium:
TGACACGTTGGTCGGGAGGTTGCCGTTCTCGTATTCCTATCTGATATTTATTACAAGCCTGTTTCGGCCGTGTTACAAGACGATTTTCCGCGTGCGATCAGCATGTAGATCGACGGCACGACGAACAGCGTGAACAGGGTGCCGATAAACATTCCCCCCACGAGCACCAGGCCGATCGAGTTTCGCGCGGCGGCGCCCGCGCCCGTGACGAGCGTCAGCGGGAAGTGGCCGGCGATCGTAGCGGCGCTGACCATGAGGATCGGGCGTAGGCGGATCATGGCCGCCTGCCGGACGGCTTCCTGCTTGGACAACCCCTGGAGTTGCAGCTGGTTGGCGAATTCGACGATCAGGATGCCGTTCTTGGATACCAGGCCGACGAGCGTCACCAGGCCGACCTGCGAATAGATATTGAGGGTGGTCGTCCAGCCGCGGGTCCAGAACGGGAGGTTCGGGTCGGGCATCTTGAGGAACGTGAAGATGAGCGCCCCGAACATGGCGAGCGGGACCGAGCCCGCCAGAATGACGAAGGGGTCGCGGAAGCTGTTGAACTGCGCCGCGAGCACCAGGAAAATCAGGACGACGGCCAGGCCGAAGGCGGGGAGGAACCGGTTCCCCTCGGTCCGGAGCTGGCGCGATTCCCCGGTGTAGTCGATGACGTACCCTTTCGGAAGGATCTTCGCGGCCTCGTCCTCCATGAAGCGCAGCGCCTCGTCGAGCGGCCGGATGGCTACGCCGCTGATCTTGACCGCGTTCAACTGCTGGAACCGGTTGAGGGAACGGGGCACGACCGAATCGCGCAGGGTGGCGATCGCGCCCAGCGGGATCAGATTGCCGTTCGGACCGGTTACCCGGACGTTTTCCAGCTGGTCGGGGTTGAGGCGGTCGACCTTCTGGATCTGCGGAATGACCTTGTAGCTGCGGCCCTTGATGTCGAACCGGTTCACGAAGTCGCCGCCGACCATCCCGCCCAGATCCCGGCCCACCTGTTCGAGACTCAGGCCCAGGGAAGCCACCTTGTCCTTGTCGATGACGAATTCGGTCTGGGGCTGGTCGATCTTGACGTCGATCAGCGGCGGAAAGGCGAACATCCCGCTCTTCATGGCCGCCAGCTGGAGCTTCTGCGCGAACTCCAGGATCTGCGTGGCGTCGGCCGTCGACGCCAGGACGAATTCGACCGGGAAATCGCCGCCGCCGGGAAGCGCGGGCGGGGTGACCGCGAAGATGCGGGTACCGGGGATCCGCGCGAAGCCCTTCTGGATGTCGGGCAGGATCTGGAAGATCGTGCGCTTCCGCACGTCCCACGGCTTCACGACCATGCCGCCGAAACCGGTGCTCGGAAAAGTGACCTGGAACGTGAATTCGGTCTCCGGCGCGCTCCGGAATACCCGGTTGACCTCGGCGGCGTAAATCCGGTTCTGATCCAGGGTCGAATTCGCGGAGGAATCGAGGATGCCGAAGATGACGCCCTGATCTTCGAGCGGTGCCAGCTCCTTGGAGGACATGATGAACATCGGCACGGCGCAGAGCGAGACCGCGATCCAGACCATGTAGACGGCCGGACGCGCGGCGAGCGTCGCATCGAGCCGCCTTCCGTACGCAGCCCGGAGGCGGCCGAAGTCCCGGGTGATCCGGCCGGCCAGGCCGCGCTCCCCCTCGCCCGGCTTGAGCAGCCGCGACGACATCACCGGTGACAGCGTCAGCGCCACGATCCCCGAAATGGTGACCGCCCCGGCCAGCGTGAAGGCAAATTCGCGAAAGAGCGAGCCGGTCAGCCCCCCCTGAAGCCCGATCGGCAGGTAGACGGCCGCCAGCGTGACGGTCATGGCGATGATCGGACCGACCAGCTCGCGGGCGCCCACCAGCGCCGCATCCAGGGGAGTCTTCCCCTCGGACAGGTGCCGCTCGACGTTCTCGACGACCACGATGGCGTCGTCGACGACGAGGCCGACCGACAGGACGATGGCCAGCAGCGTCAGCAGGTTGACCGTGAACCCGAAGAGCTGCATCAGGAAGACGGCGCCGACCAGCGACACCGGGATCGCCACCACCGGGATCAGCACCGAACGATAGGAGCCGAGGAACAGGAAGATGACGATCATGACGATCACGAGGGTGTCGCCCAGCGTGCTCAGCACCTCGTGGATGGCGTTGGAGATGTAGTCGGTCGCGTCGTAGGCCATCACCCCGGACAGGCCGGTCGGCAGGTCGTGCCGGATCGACTCCATCTCGGTGCGAACCCGCTTGATGACGTCGAGCGAGTTGGCGTTGGGCAGCGGCCAGATTCCCATGAACACAGCGGTCTTCCCGGAGAAGTGCACCTCGGAATCGTAGTCCTCCGCCCCCAGCGCGACGTCGGCGATGTCGCCAAGGCGGACGATGGTCCCGTTCTTCTCGCGCACCACCAGCCGCCGGAATGCGTCCGCCGTACCGATGTTCGTGTCGGCGGTGAGGTTGACCTGGATGTACGCGCCCTTGCTCCTGCCGAGTGCCGCCAGGAAATTGTTGCTCGCAAGCGCCTGCCGCACCTGGGATGGGCTGACGTCGAGCGACGCCATCCGGTCCGGCTTGAGCCAAATGCGCATGGCGAAGGTGCGGGCCCCGAGGATGTCTGCCCGCTGCACGCCCTGGACGGCGGAGAGGCGGGGCTGCACGACGCGCACCAGGTAGTCGGTGATCTCGTTCTGCTGCAGGAGGTCGGAGCTGAAGCTCAGGTAGGCGGAGGCGAAACGGCTGTCGGCCGACTCGATGTTGATGACCGGCACTTCCGCCTCGGGAGGGAGATCCCGGCGCACCTGGTCGACCTTGGAGCTGATCTCGGCCAGCGCCCGCGTGGAGTCGTAGTTGAGCCTGAGGCGTACACTGATCGTCGAGAGCCCGAGCGTGCTCTGCGATTCCATGTAGTCGATCCCGTCGGCCGCTGCGATGGCGCGTTCGAGCGGCGAGGTGACGAAGCCGCGCACCAGTTCCGCGCTCGCTCCGATATAGACGGTGGTCACCGTGACGGTCGCGTTCTCGCTGCGCGGGTACTGGCGGACGTTCAGGGTCCGGATCGCCTGGAGGCCGGCGATGATGATCACCAGGTTGACCACCAGCGCCAGGACGGGACGACGTATGAACAGGTCGGTGATCTTCATCGCGTCAATTGTTCTCCGGTACCGGGCTTTTCCGGAACGCGGGGCTGAGCCGGTTGTCCACCACCACGGCCTGACCGTTGCGCAGCTTGAAGACGCCGGTGCTGACGATGCGCTCCCCCGCCTTCAATCCTCCTTCGACCGCGACGAAGTCGCCTCGCCGCTCGCCGAGCCGCAGGAATTGCTGCCGCAACGCCAGCCCCCCCTTCCCCGCGTTGTCGGCAGCCACGACGAATACAGAGTCGCCGTAGGGCGCGTAAAGAACGGCCGTGGCCGGGATCGCCAGCACCTTCTGCCGGGCCGGCAGGCCGACCGACACGTTGACGAACATGCCGGGCCGCAACTGCTCCGACCGGTTGGCGATCGTCGCCTGCAGCTGGATGTTGCGCGTCTCGGCGTCGACCAGCGGGCTCACGGTCGTGATTCGCCCGGCGAGGGTGGCGCCGGGAAGGGAATCGGACGTCACCCGGACCGGCAGGCCGGGGTGCAGATGGGCCAGCTGCTGCTGGGGAAGGGTAAAGTTCACGTAGATCGGGTCGAGCGTCTGCAGGGTGACGATCGGGTCTCCATCCCGGAGGATCTGCCCGAGGTTGACCAGCCGGATCCCGAGCCGGCCTCCGAAGGGAGCACGAACCGCCTTCTTCGCGATCGCGGCCCGGATTCCGTTCGTCTGGGCCGCCGCCTGCTCGTGGTCGGAGACCGCTGCGTCGTAATCCGCCTGCGAGACGATCTGCTCCGCCAGCATCTTCGCGCTGCGGTCGAGGACGCTCAACGTCTGCTTCTCGCGGGCCACGGCACCCGGAAGCTGCGCTTCCTCGGAGCTGGTGTCCTGGAGGAGCAGCAGCGCCCCCGCGGCGACCCGCCTGCCCGGCTCGAACGCGATCCGCACCACCTTGCCCGGAAGCTCGGCGGCCACGGTGACCCCCTGGACCGCGACCAGGGAGCCGACCGCCGTGAGCGAGCGCTCCCACGACTCGGCGCGCGCCTCGGCCGTGCTGACCGTCTCCGGGGGGGGGACGAACTTCTTGCCTTGGTCGATCATCGCCCGGATCTGCAGCACCTTGACGCCGGCCAGGGCGCCGACGAGGATGGCCAGTCCGGCCAGGACAACCGCTATCCGCTTCCAGAGGCCATTGCGCGCCGTCCTCCCCGGGTTCGATTCGGCCTTCACCCCGTTTCCCTTTCCGTTTCCCTTATGGTTTCGCCGCAATGGCAGCCTCCCCTTCCCGGTTCCACCACCCGCCCCCCAGCGCCTGGAACAGGGCGGCGGTGTCGGCGAAGCGCGCCGCCTGCCCCAGGACCAGCCCGATTCGCGCCTCCTGGTGCCGGCGCTGTGCCTGAAGAAGCGCGAGATGGCTCGCCCCGCCGAGTTCGAACTGCTTTCTTGTCAGGCCCAGCGAATCGCGCGCGGACGTCTCGGCCTCCGCAAGCGCCGCGAGTGCAACGGCGTCGTCCTCCAGCGCCCGAAGCACGTCCGCCACGTTCCGGAACGCCTGAAGGACGGTTTCGCGATACTGCGCCGCCGCCTGGTCGTAAACCGCGACCGCGGCACGCCGTTCCGCAGTCAGCGCACCGCCCCGGAATATCGGTTGCAGGAGTCCCGCCCCGAGGCTCCATGCCGCCGTGCCGGGCCCGAACAGATCGCCGATGCGGGAAGCATTCGTACCAAGACTTCCCGAAAGCGTGACCTGCGGGTAGAGATTCGCCGTGGCCACGCCGACCCGTGCGCCGGCCGCGCGCATCAACTCGTCGACGGCACGGATGTCCGGACGCTGGCGGGCCAGCGACGACGGAAGGCTGACGGGAAGCGCCGGCGGGAGCTGCAGCCCCTCCAGCCGGAACTCGGGGACACCCGACGCCTCGGCCGGGAAGCGGCCGGCCAGCACCGCGAGCAAGTGGCGCGTCTGTGCGAGCTCCTTTTCGAGCGGCGGAAGCGTCGTCCGGAGCTGGGCCATCTGCGCGCGCTGGGCAAGCAGGTCGGGACGGGCTGCGCCCCCCAGGGCGACCTGCCGTTCGACGGTCGAAAGGATCTGCCCCTGGAGCGCCAATATTTCCTGCGTCGCCTGGATCCGGGCGCGCAGCGACGCCTCCTGGATCGCCGTGGTAACCACATTGGCGGTGAGGGCCAGGCGGGCGCCTTCGAGCTGGAACCGCTGGTAGTCGACCTGCGCCTGGAGCGCCTCCAGCTCCCGGCGCGTCCCTCCGAAGAGGTCGAAGGTGTAAGAGACGTTCACCGAGGCGTTATAGAGGTTGAACGGGGAGGTCCGGAGGCCCGACTGCCCGAGCGTGGCGCCGGGCACCTGCTGGCGTGATACCGCAGCCCCGGCATCGACGGACGGGAGGAGTCCCCCGGCGCGCGCGACCCGGATTTCCTGCGCCTGGCGAAGCGTCGCCTGCGCGGCGGTCAGCGTCGGGCTGTCCGCCAACGCCTGCCGAACCCATCGATCGAGCGCCTCGGATCGGAAGAGTGCCCACCATTGGGCGGGAATCTCCTGCCCCGGGACGAAGCGCTGGGCCTCCCCGCCCGCGACAGGCGCGGAGGCCGTCTCCCCGGGAAGCGGCATTGCCGGATCGACATATGAGGCGACGCCCGGAGCCATCGGGGGGCGGAACGCGGTCCCGACGGCGCAGCCGCCGATCGCGAGCGTCATGGCCGCCGCGAAGGCCACACTCCACGGGAATGCACGCTCTGGAATCCCGATCGACAATATTTCCCCTCACCTTGTTTTTCGCTATTAGATGCAAGCCGCAGGAAAGGCATTTCACGCTGGGCCACGATTTTCCCCCGTGCGCCCGACAACCGCTTGCGCGACAATCGAAGTCATGGGCACGCGTGCGACAACCTCCGGATTCCGGCCGAGGCGCTTCCTCCCGCTGGTGGCGCTCCTGGCGCTCGCCTGCGGCTGTGCCGCCGTCCGGGAGCACCGGGTGCCGGCCCTGCCCGAAACCGGCATCGCGCGGCACCGCCTTTCCGTGACGATCGAGCCGGCGCTCGGTCGGCTGTCCGCCTCGGACACGATCGAGTTGCCCCCCGGCCCAAGGTCCGCCGTCTCGATCGCCCTCGCTCCCGGGATCCGCATCCTCGGGGTTACCGTCGCCGGAACAGCGGTTCCCCACACTTTCACGGACGGCGTCCTGCGCCTGTCGTCGCCGGCCCCGATGCCGACAAGCCCCGTGCGAATCGACTACGAGGCGGAATTCCGCGATCCGGTCCCGGACCGTCCCGTCAACACGGAAGACCCCGGCTACGGTATCTCCGGGACCATCACCGGGGACGGGACCTTCCTCTCCCCCGAGGCCGGCTGGCATCCGGCGGTCGTCTCCGTCCCGAACGGCTACCGGATCCGCATCGATGCGCCCGAAGGGTATGAGGCGTTGACCGACGGGCGCCGGATGGCCCGGGAAGCCGCCGGCGGCCGTTCGACGTCCGAATGGGAGATCGCCCCGACAGGGTCGCGGCTGGCGCTCGCCGCCTCCCGGTACATCGTTCGGGAAAAGGGCGCGCAGGACGGGACACCCGTCTACACCTACTTCTCCCCCGAAAACGACCCCCGGTCGGAAAGGTACCTGTCCGCCGCAGCGGGTTTTCTCGCGCTTTACCGGGACCTTCTCGGGCCCTACCCGTTTCCCAAGTTCGCCATCGCCGACAATTTCTTCCCGTCGGGCTATGGCTTCCCGTCCTGGACGCTGCTCGGGCGCGACGTCGTGCGCCTCCCCTTCATTCTCGACACGAGCCTCGGGCACGAGATCGCGCACTCCTGGTGGGGCAACGGCGTGCGGGTGAAGGAAGGGAGCGGCAACTGGTCCGAGGGGCTAACGAGTTACGTGGCGGACTATCTGTACGACGAGAGGGCCTCGCCGGAGAAGGGGCGCGAGCACCGGCTGAAGCTGCTGCGGGATTACGCGACGCTCGTGCCGCCGGACAAGGACTTCCCGCTGGCCCGGTTCTCGTCCCGCACCGATGCCCCGAGCCGCGCAGTCGGCTACGGGAAAGGGGCGATGGTGTTCCACATGGCGCGCGTCCGGGCGGGCGAGCGGGCGTTCTGGGCCGCCTTACGCCGGGTCGTCCGTGAAAAGATGTTCCGGGAGGCGTCGTGGGCCGATTTCGCCACGGCGCTCGAAAAGGAAAGCGGAAAGTCGTTCGGCCCATTTTTCGCGCAATGGGTCGACCGCCCGGGCGCGCCGGTGCTTTCTCTCGAAGGGACGACCGTGCGGCGGGAAGGAAGTGGATGGAACCTGTCGGGCCGCGTGGTCCAGGCCGGGCCCGCCTTTGCGCTGGACGTCCCCATGCGTATCGACTTGGCGGACGGGACGGCCGCCGACTTCACGATCGCGCTGCAGGGCGCCTCGAGCGCGTTCTCGGTGCGCGTCGCCGCACCGCCGCGCAGTCTCCTGCTGGATCCCGACGTCACCCTCTTCCGCCGCCTGTCCCCGGAGGAGATCCCGCCCGCGGTCAACCACATTCATGGGTCGACTTCGCTCCTCGCCATCCTAGCCGAGGGCGGATCGCCGGAACTGCGCGCCGCCGGGTCGGTGCTCCTCGCATCGATGGGCCAGGAGAAGGCACCGATCCTCGACGAGGCGCAGGCGACACCGGACCGTCTCGCCGGGCACGACCTCCTGCTCCTCGGCCTGCCGTCCCGGGCGGGGCTCCTTCCGCGCCTCCCCCCGGCGTTGTCGGTCTCGACGAACGGCTTCACGCTGGACGGCACCCGGCACACGGGCCCGGGGGAGACGCTGTTTGCCGCGCTCCCGCATCCCTCCGATCGGGACCGCCGCTGCGCCCTCTTCCTGCCGCTCCCCGGCGCGATCCCGGCGACCGAGGCGGCGCGCAAGATCGTCCACTACGGGAAATACGGCTACCTGGTCTTCTCCGGCGGAACGAACCGCGTCAAGGGATTCTGGCCCCCGGGCCCCTCCTCCGCGGTCGTCGAATTCGCGGCGGTTGCGCCCTGAAAGCCCTCCTGAAAGCCCCCCTCTCGACAATCCTCCCGCAATTGTATTAATATAACTGCATTTTAGAGAAACCCGCGAAGGGAGGGAGGCATGGTACATCCGCATGGGGGGAGCGACTGCTTCTTCCCCAAAAGCTCTTTCAAGAAGGCGTACAGGCTGGTGGGCAAGGACGGCTTCAGGTACCTCGGCGAGGGCAACGAGGAGATCAGCGTCTACCAGGGGCAGGCGCGGGACGGCGTCACGCCGACGATCGTCTTCCGGGGAGCCGACGTTCGGCACGGCAGCGTGTGTGAGCAGTGCTGGGGCTACCGACTCGACTGCAACCGGGTGGGCATCGGGAAGTTCGCGGAGCCCTTCGACGAAGCGCTGACGAAATACCCGGGCTGAGGTCCTCGACCGCGACAGGATCGACGCCCTCGCCATGCCGGAGGTTCAACCCTTAACCGACGGTCCGCAAGACGCCCGAAGGTCAGCGCATGAAAGTCCTCCTGCTCTATCCCGAATTTCCCGACACGTTCTGGAGTTTCCGCCACGCCCTGCCTTTCCAGGGGAAACGGTCCGCCTTCCCGCCCCTCGGGCTGCTCACGGTTTCCGCGATGCTGCCCCCGCACTGGGAGCGGAAGTTGGTCGACCTCAATGTGGAGAAGTTGGGCGACGCGGCGCTTGCCTGGGCCGACGTCGTTTTCCTGAGCGCCATGATGGTGCAGGCGCCATCCCTGGAGAAGGCGCTCGCCCGATGCCGTGCCGCGGGCAAGCCGACGGTCGTCGGGGGGCCCATTACGAGCGACGCGCATCCCGCGTTTGCGGCGGCGGACACGATCGTTCGCGGCGAAGCCGAAGGATTGATCGACGGGCTCGCCCTCGATCTGGAGGCGGGAACGCCCAAGACCCGTTACGAAGCCGTCGGGCGGACGGACATGACGACGGTTCCCCCGCCCGAGCTTCACCTTACGCGGAAACGCCGATACAGCGCTATGGCGCTCCAGTATTCCCGCGGATGCCCCTTCTCGTGCGAGTTCTGCGACATCATCGAGCTTTTCGGGCGGACGATGCGCACCAAGACGCCGGAGCAGGTCATCGAAGAGCTCGACCGCCTCTACGCCATGGGCTGGCGCGGGTCGCTGTTCGTGGTCGACGACAACTTCGTCGGCAACAAGGCGTCGATCAAGGCGATGCTGCCGCGCTTGATCGACTGGATGAAACGCCGCCGGTTCCCCTTCTCCTTCTATACCCAGGCGTCGATCAACCTCGCCGAGGACGACGATCTGCTCTCGCTCATGCGGGCCGCAGGCTTCAACAAGGTTTTCCTGGGGATCGAAACGCCCGATGCGTCAAGCCACCGCGCGGCCGGCAAGAACCAGAACGCCAACGTCGACCTTCTGGCGAGCGTGCGCCGGATCCAGGAGCACGGGATCGAGGTCATGGCCGGCTTCATCCTCGGATTCGACCAGGACACCCCCGACATCTTCGAGCGCCAGGTCGACTTCATCCGGGAAGCGGCGATTCCGATTTCGATGGTCGGGCTGCTGACGGCGCTCCCCAACACGCGGTTGTGGCGGCGGCTCAAGGAAGAGGGACGGCTCATCAAGCGGAGTTTCGGCGACAACACGGCGGCGTCGCTGAACTTCATCCCCCGGATGGACCCGGAGAAGCTCCTGTCCGGCTACCGCGACGTGATGTCGAAACTTTACAGCCCGAAGGAATATTTCGAGCGGGCGCGCCTTCTGATCTCCCGCATGGGACCGGCGGCGAAACGCAAGTTAGGGCCGTCGGACTACCTTGCCCTGTGCCGCTCCTTCATCCGGCAGGGAATCGTCGCGCCTTACCGTGTCGCGTATTGGCGCTTCCTGGGAGGCACCGTGCTGCACGCCCGGCAGCACGTGGGACTCGCCGTCACGCTCGCCATCATGGGGCATCACTTTTTCGTTTTGACGCACCGGATGCCGGAACGGTAGACCGAAAAAGGAGGTTCGATCAGCAGAGGGTGTTTGCTCA
This window contains:
- a CDS encoding efflux RND transporter permease subunit, which codes for MKITDLFIRRPVLALVVNLVIIIAGLQAIRTLNVRQYPRSENATVTVTTVYIGASAELVRGFVTSPLERAIAAADGIDYMESQSTLGLSTISVRLRLNYDSTRALAEISSKVDQVRRDLPPEAEVPVINIESADSRFASAYLSFSSDLLQQNEITDYLVRVVQPRLSAVQGVQRADILGARTFAMRIWLKPDRMASLDVSPSQVRQALASNNFLAALGRSKGAYIQVNLTADTNIGTADAFRRLVVREKNGTIVRLGDIADVALGAEDYDSEVHFSGKTAVFMGIWPLPNANSLDVIKRVRTEMESIRHDLPTGLSGVMAYDATDYISNAIHEVLSTLGDTLVIVMIVIFLFLGSYRSVLIPVVAIPVSLVGAVFLMQLFGFTVNLLTLLAIVLSVGLVVDDAIVVVENVERHLSEGKTPLDAALVGARELVGPIIAMTVTLAAVYLPIGLQGGLTGSLFREFAFTLAGAVTISGIVALTLSPVMSSRLLKPGEGERGLAGRITRDFGRLRAAYGRRLDATLAARPAVYMVWIAVSLCAVPMFIMSSKELAPLEDQGVIFGILDSSANSTLDQNRIYAAEVNRVFRSAPETEFTFQVTFPSTGFGGMVVKPWDVRKRTIFQILPDIQKGFARIPGTRIFAVTPPALPGGGDFPVEFVLASTADATQILEFAQKLQLAAMKSGMFAFPPLIDVKIDQPQTEFVIDKDKVASLGLSLEQVGRDLGGMVGGDFVNRFDIKGRSYKVIPQIQKVDRLNPDQLENVRVTGPNGNLIPLGAIATLRDSVVPRSLNRFQQLNAVKISGVAIRPLDEALRFMEDEAAKILPKGYVIDYTGESRQLRTEGNRFLPAFGLAVVLIFLVLAAQFNSFRDPFVILAGSVPLAMFGALIFTFLKMPDPNLPFWTRGWTTTLNIYSQVGLVTLVGLVSKNGILIVEFANQLQLQGLSKQEAVRQAAMIRLRPILMVSAATIAGHFPLTLVTGAGAAARNSIGLVLVGGMFIGTLFTLFVVPSIYMLIARGKSSCNTAETGL
- a CDS encoding efflux RND transporter periplasmic adaptor subunit yields the protein MRRNHKGNGKGNGVKAESNPGRTARNGLWKRIAVVLAGLAILVGALAGVKVLQIRAMIDQGKKFVPPPETVSTAEARAESWERSLTAVGSLVAVQGVTVAAELPGKVVRIAFEPGRRVAAGALLLLQDTSSEEAQLPGAVAREKQTLSVLDRSAKMLAEQIVSQADYDAAVSDHEQAAAQTNGIRAAIAKKAVRAPFGGRLGIRLVNLGQILRDGDPIVTLQTLDPIYVNFTLPQQQLAHLHPGLPVRVTSDSLPGATLAGRITTVSPLVDAETRNIQLQATIANRSEQLRPGMFVNVSVGLPARQKVLAIPATAVLYAPYGDSVFVVAADNAGKGGLALRQQFLRLGERRGDFVAVEGGLKAGERIVSTGVFKLRNGQAVVVDNRLSPAFRKSPVPENN
- a CDS encoding efflux transporter outer membrane subunit, which gives rise to MSIGIPERAFPWSVAFAAAMTLAIGGCAVGTAFRPPMAPGVASYVDPAMPLPGETASAPVAGGEAQRFVPGQEIPAQWWALFRSEALDRWVRQALADSPTLTAAQATLRQAQEIRVARAGGLLPSVDAGAAVSRQQVPGATLGQSGLRTSPFNLYNASVNVSYTFDLFGGTRRELEALQAQVDYQRFQLEGARLALTANVVTTAIQEASLRARIQATQEILALQGQILSTVERQVALGGAARPDLLAQRAQMAQLRTTLPPLEKELAQTRHLLAVLAGRFPAEASGVPEFRLEGLQLPPALPVSLPSSLARQRPDIRAVDELMRAAGARVGVATANLYPQVTLSGSLGTNASRIGDLFGPGTAAWSLGAGLLQPIFRGGALTAERRAAVAVYDQAAAQYRETVLQAFRNVADVLRALEDDAVALAALAEAETSARDSLGLTRKQFELGGASHLALLQAQRRHQEARIGLVLGQAARFADTAALFQALGGGWWNREGEAAIAAKP
- a CDS encoding M1 family aminopeptidase; amino-acid sequence: MGTRATTSGFRPRRFLPLVALLALACGCAAVREHRVPALPETGIARHRLSVTIEPALGRLSASDTIELPPGPRSAVSIALAPGIRILGVTVAGTAVPHTFTDGVLRLSSPAPMPTSPVRIDYEAEFRDPVPDRPVNTEDPGYGISGTITGDGTFLSPEAGWHPAVVSVPNGYRIRIDAPEGYEALTDGRRMAREAAGGRSTSEWEIAPTGSRLALAASRYIVREKGAQDGTPVYTYFSPENDPRSERYLSAAAGFLALYRDLLGPYPFPKFAIADNFFPSGYGFPSWTLLGRDVVRLPFILDTSLGHEIAHSWWGNGVRVKEGSGNWSEGLTSYVADYLYDERASPEKGREHRLKLLRDYATLVPPDKDFPLARFSSRTDAPSRAVGYGKGAMVFHMARVRAGERAFWAALRRVVREKMFREASWADFATALEKESGKSFGPFFAQWVDRPGAPVLSLEGTTVRREGSGWNLSGRVVQAGPAFALDVPMRIDLADGTAADFTIALQGASSAFSVRVAAPPRSLLLDPDVTLFRRLSPEEIPPAVNHIHGSTSLLAILAEGGSPELRAAGSVLLASMGQEKAPILDEAQATPDRLAGHDLLLLGLPSRAGLLPRLPPALSVSTNGFTLDGTRHTGPGETLFAALPHPSDRDRRCALFLPLPGAIPATEAARKIVHYGKYGYLVFSGGTNRVKGFWPPGPSSAVVEFAAVAP
- a CDS encoding DUF4070 domain-containing protein, yielding MKVLLLYPEFPDTFWSFRHALPFQGKRSAFPPLGLLTVSAMLPPHWERKLVDLNVEKLGDAALAWADVVFLSAMMVQAPSLEKALARCRAAGKPTVVGGPITSDAHPAFAAADTIVRGEAEGLIDGLALDLEAGTPKTRYEAVGRTDMTTVPPPELHLTRKRRYSAMALQYSRGCPFSCEFCDIIELFGRTMRTKTPEQVIEELDRLYAMGWRGSLFVVDDNFVGNKASIKAMLPRLIDWMKRRRFPFSFYTQASINLAEDDDLLSLMRAAGFNKVFLGIETPDASSHRAAGKNQNANVDLLASVRRIQEHGIEVMAGFILGFDQDTPDIFERQVDFIREAAIPISMVGLLTALPNTRLWRRLKEEGRLIKRSFGDNTAASLNFIPRMDPEKLLSGYRDVMSKLYSPKEYFERARLLISRMGPAAKRKLGPSDYLALCRSFIRQGIVAPYRVAYWRFLGGTVLHARQHVGLAVTLAIMGHHFFVLTHRMPER